CCTGCGCAAGGGACCGGACCTGCACCCGGCCCTGCTCGGTCTGCTTCCGTACGTCGGGTTGTGGCGGGGGCGTGGCCGGGGCGGATTCCCCACAATCGAGGACTTCGACTACGCGCAGGAGATCCGGATCAGCCACGACGGCCGGCCGTTCCTGCACTACGAGTCGCGTGCCTGGCTGCTCGACGAGGAGGGCCAGCCGATCCGCCCGGCCGGTCGGGAGGTCGGCTGGTGGCGACCGGTGCTGAAGGACGACGGCAGCGCGACCGACGAACTCGAGGTGATGCTGGCCGTGCCGACCGGGATCATGGAACTTCACCTCGGCAAGGTCACCGGTACCCGGGTCGAGATCGTCACCGACGCGGTGCTGCGTACGTCGACCGCCAAGGAGGTCACCGCCGGGCACCGCCTCTACGGGATCGTCGAGGGCGCCCTGCTCTACGCCCAGGACATGGCGGCGCTGGGACACCCCCTCTCGCCACACCTGTCCGCCCGGCTGATCCGCGTCGGCGGCTGAGAGGTGTCGGCGGCTGAGAGGTGTTAGGAAGGGGCCCTTCTTCTACAGAAAACGATAGGAAGGGGCCCTTCCTTACACCTCGAAGCCGAGTAGGTGCCGGATGGCGGGGGTGTGCGGGGCGGGGGGCAGCGGGGTGCCGTCCAGCGCGCGGACCTCGGCGAGGCCGCGTACCGACGAGGTGAACCAGACCCCGTCGGCGGTCCGCAACTCGGCCGGGGTGACGTGTCGGCGGACCGCCGTGAAGCCGAGGTCCCCGGCGTGCCGGAGCAGCCAGTCGGCCGTCACGCCGGGCAGGATCCCGCTCTCGGCCGGTACGGTGCACAGCTCGTCCCCGGCCAGCCAGACCAGGTTGGCGCTCGGCCCCTCCAGGGCGTACCCGTCGGTGGAGGTCCAGAGCACGTCGTCGACCCCGTTGGCCGCCGCCCAGCGCCGGGTCGCCTGGTTCGGCCCGTACGAGATGCTCTTGACCCCGGCGAGCAGCCACGGCCGGTCGGTCCGGGCGTCGGCGGCGACGCCGAGCGGCAGGGTTGCCACGGTGATGCCGTCCCGGCGGGCGCGGCGGGACGCGGCCGGCACCTCGGCCAGGGTGGCGTAGACCGTGCCCGGCCCGCCGCCCTCCGGCCCCCGGGTGCAGACCAGCCGCAGCGCCCCCTCGGTCCCGACCGGCCAGCCGGCGCAGGCGGTGTCGAGCAGTTCGCGCAGCGCGGCGGCGTCGGGCAGCGGCAGGTCGAGGGCCGGCGCCGACCGGACAAGCCGGGCCAGGTGCTCCTGCGCCAGCCAGGGGCGTCCGGCCCGGACGTGCATGGTCTCGAAGAGCCCGTCGCCGTGGAGTACGCCCCGGTCGTCGGCGCGGATCACCGGCTCGTCGACCGGTACCACGCCCCGACCCAACACTGCGGTGATCATTTGCGGGCTCGGCACCCCATCGAGGCTAGTCGTAGGCGTCCGGACGCTGCTTTGCGTTCCGCACTATGCTTTGTCGGTGTCGGAATCGTCGCTGGCGGAGATGCTGCGTTCCCGTGGACTGCGGCTGACCGCGCAGCGGCAGTTGGTCCTCGAAGCCGTGCTCGACCTAGGTCACGCCACGCCGGAGCAGGTGCACTCGGCGGTGCGTGAGGTCGCCGCCGGAGTGAACATCACCACTATTTACCGCACTCTGGAATTACTCGAACGCCTCGGACTGGTTACCCATACGCACCTGTCCCACGGGTCACCGACGTACCACGCCGCGGGTGAGGACACCCACGTACACCTGGTCTGTCGGATCTGTGGGTCGGTGGACGAGGTCGACCCGGAGGTTTTCGGACCGCTGGCCGACAAGCTGGCGGCCGAGCGGGGCTTCCAGGTCGACATCGGGCACGTGGCGCTCTTCGGCGTCTGCGGCAGGACCGAGTGCGAGGAGCGGCGGGAATGATCGACATCGCGGGTGCGGTGACGGTGGAGGCCATCGACGAGCAGACCCGGGACCAGCCGGACCCGGAGCACGTGGCGGCGGGCGTACGCCCGGTGGCCGCGCACTACGGTGACCCGATGCGCGAGCAGCGACTGCTCGCCACCGAGGTCGGCCTGGTGGACCGGTCGCACCGGGGAGTGATCGCCGTACCCGGGCTGGAGCGGGCGAGCTGGCTGCACACCCTGACCAGTCAGCATCTGGCGCAACTCGCCGCCGGACAGGGCAGTGAACTGCTGGTTCTCTCCCCGCACGGGCACGTCGAGCAGCACGCCATGGTCGCCGAGGACGGCGAGACCACCTGGCTGGACACCGAGCCGGGCGCGACCGCCGGGCTGCTGACGTACCTGGAGAAGATGCGCTTCTTCACCCCGGTCGACCCCCGGGACGCGACCGCCGACTGGGCGCTGCTGTCGCTGGTGGGTCCGCGCGCGGCCGAGGCCGTCGCCGTGCTCGGGGTCTCCGGGCTGGCCGAACCGGACGCGCTCGGGGTGCCGGGTCCGAAGTTCGCCGCCGGCTCCGTGCCACCCCGCCCGAGCATCGTGTACGACGTGAAGCCGTTGCCGGCCGGAGGCTGGGCCCGTCGGGTCCGGCTCGGAATCGACCTGCTGGTGCCGCGTACCGCCATGGCGGAGGTGGTCGACACGCTGACCGCTGCCGGAACACCGGTCGCCGGGCTGTGGGCGTACGAGGCGCTGCGGGTGGCGGACCGGCTGCCCCGGGTCGGCTTCGAGACCGACCACCGGACCATTCCGGCCGAGGTCGGGCTGGTCGGTCCCGCCGTACACCTGGACAAGGGCTGTTACCGGGGGCAGGAGACGGTCGCCCGGGTGCACAACATGGGGCGTCCGCCGCGTCGGCTGGTACTGCTGCACTTCGACGGGGTGACCACCGACGAACTGCCCACCGTCGGTACTCCGGTGACCGTCGAGGGTCGTACGGTCGGGTTCGTCGGCACGGCGGTCCGGCACTACGAGTTGGGGCCGGTCGCGCTCGCGGTGCTCAAGCGGTCGGTGCCCGACGACGCGGCACTGACGGTCGGCAGCTCCGCCGCCGCCGTCGACCCGGAGTAGCGGCTCGGCGTATCGCCCGGCGTCGGCTCGGCGTATCGCCCGGCGTCGCGTGCGGGCGCGCCCGGCCGCGGGTGTTCGCCGGCCGGGCTGGGCGGAGCGGTCGGGGCTAGGATCGCCGGCATGACGACTGGGACGCTGATCACGGTCGCGCCGACCGGCGCGGAGTCGGCGAAGCTGGAGGTCCCGGCGTTGCCGGTGACCCTCGACGAGCTGCTGCTCACGGCGAAGGAGTGCGAGGCGCTCGGCGCCGCCGTGATCCACGTGCACATCCGGGACGACCAGGCCCGCCCCACCCTCGATTCGGGCCGGTTGCGGGACACCGTCGCGGCGCTGCGGGACGGCACCGACCTGATCGTGCAGCTCTCCACCGGGGGCGCGGTGACCGATCCGGAGACGGACCGGCTGGCCGTACTGGACGCCGGCCCGGAGATGGCCTCCTGCACGATGGGTACGGTCAACTTCGGCAACGACGTCTTCCTCAACCGCTGGGAGTTCATCGTCGACCTGCACACCCGGATGCAGGACCGGGGCATCGTGCCCGAGTACGAGATCTTCGACCTCGGTCACCTGACCGCACTGCACCGGCTGCTCGACCGGTACGGCCTGCCGGCCGGCGGGCACGTGCACGTCGACTTCGTGATGGGTGTACCGGGCGGCATGCCGGGCAGCACCGAGGCGCTGGTCGCCTGCCGGCAGGCGCTGCGGGACCTGCCGGAGGGGACCACCTTCTCGGCGACCGGGATCGGCCGGAGCACCATCCCGGTGATGCTCGCCTCGATCTCGACGGGCGGGCACCTGCGGGTCGGGATGGAGGACACCGTCACGTACGCCAAGGGGCGTCCGGTCGAATCCAACATGCAGTTGGTGGCCCGGGCGGTCGGGCTGGCGCAGTTGGCCCAGCGCCCGCCGTTGGGTACCGCGCAGGCGCGTGAACTGCTGGGACTCGCACCACAGCGCTAGGGGCCGTCGGGCGGTCGGTCCGCACCGGTCGGTACGGTCGCCGACCATGGGCGAGATCTACGACGGCGGCGTACCGCTGGTGGAGGCGGTCCGGTCGGGCTTCGTGGAGTCCGTACACCGGGGTTCCGTGGTCGTGCTGGACGCCGACGGGGCGGTGGTGGCCTCGGCCGGCGACGTCCGGGCGCCGGTGTTCCCCCGTTCGTCGAGCAAGCCGATGCAGGCGATCGGCATGATCCGCTCCGGGCTGCGGCTGGCCGACCCGGCCGACCTGGCCGTGGTCTGCGCCAGCCACTACGGCGAGGACGTCCATCTGGCCCGGATCGAGGCGCTGCTCCGGACCACCGGGCTGGACGAGTCGGCGCTGCGCTGCCCGCCGGACATGCCGCTGTCCGAGGACGCCCGGGACGCGGTGCTCCGGGCCGGCGGTGCCGCCTCCCGGCTCCGGATGAACTGTTCCGGCAAGCACGTCGGGATGCTGCTCACCTGTCAGGCCGCCGGCTGGCCGGTGGCCGGGTACTGGCACCCGGACCATCCGTTGCAGCGGGCGATCACGGCGACCGTCGAGGAGTTCACCGGCGAGTCGGTGGCGGCGGTCGGGGTCGACGGCTGCGGCGCTCCGGTACTCGCGGTCTCGCTGACCGGGCTGGCCGGGGCGTACCTGCGGCTGGTATCGGCGGCGGAGGGTTCGGTGGAGCGGATCGTCGCCGACGCGATGCGGGCCCATCCGCTGATGGTGGCCGGCACCGACGGGGCCGACACCCAACTGATGACCGGGATCCCCGGACTGCTCGCCAAGAGCGGCGCAGAGGGTGTGGTCGCGGTGGCGGTGCCCGGAGTCGGGGCGGTGGCGCTCAAGATCGATGACGGCGCGACCCGGGCCCGGACGCCGGTACTGGTCTCGGCGCTGCGCCGGCTGTCGGTACGCGGGACGGCGCTGGACGCTCCGGTGCTCGACGCTCCGGTGCTCGACCTGCTGGCCGAGTCGACGCTGTCCGGTGGTGGCGAGCCGGTCGGCTCCGTACGCGCCCGCTGGTGACCCTCGGGCGGGTGGGCCCGTCGATGTCCTCCCGAAGCACGCCACGCTGAGACATCGCTAACTATCGCAAGCGTTTTGCTTGCAGGAGCAAGCGCGGGTCGCTACCGTCGATGTCATGGCCAATCCGAAGGACCTTCCCCGAGACGTCGGTGGGTTCATCCGTGACCTGCGCCGTAACGCCAAGATCTCGCTGCGGCAGCTGGCCGAGCAGGCCGGGGTCAGCAACCCGTACCTGAGCCAGATCGAGCGTGGGCTGCGAAAGCCCAGCGCGGAGGTGCTCCAGCAGTTGGCCAGCGCCCTGCGCGTCTCCACCCCGGTGATGTACCTCCGGGCCGGGCTGCTCGACGACCGGGAGGGTCAGGGCGTGCTCGCGGCCATCGCGGCCGATCCCGATCTCACCATGCCGCAGAAGCAGTCGCTGGCCCAGATCTACGAGACGTTCCGCCGGGAGAACCTCCGGCACACCGAGCCGGGCGGCCCCGAAGATGCCGGCGTCGCCGAACCGTTCGGCACCACGACCGGACCGAGCACGCCGGCCGGCGCCACCGCTTCGGCGGGTGCCGGCACACCGGTCAGCGCCACCGCCCCGGCGGGCGGCGGTGCCGGGTCACCGGTCGACGCCGTACTCGAATCCGTGGCGGTGACCGAGGCGGGCGCCGCCGCCGCGCCGCCGACCAGCCCGCCGGCCGGCGTGGATGCCGCGTCCACGCCGAAGCCCGCACCCGTGAAGAAGATCGCCAAGAAGGCGGTCAAGAAGGCCACGCCGTCGGCCCCGCCGGCCGCCCCGGCCACTGACGAGGAGAAGTAGTCATGAGCGAGCCCCGAACGACCCGCATCCCCACCCCGCTCTACGCCGTGGCCGGCGCCGGAGACATCGCCTTCCAGCAGCTCCGCCGGCTGCCCGCCGTGGTGAACGGGCTCAGCGACGAGGCCAGCCGGACCGAACTGCGGGACAAGGCGGCGGCGACCACCGCCGAACTGCGCGAGAAGGCCGTGGCGACCACCGCCGAGCTGCGCGAGAAGGCCGTAGTGACGCTGCGCAACGCCAACTCCGGCGCCGCGACCCTGCGGCACCGCGCGGCCAACGGCGAGCTGGACCTCGACCGGCTGCGCGAGGCGACCATCCGGAACGCGGCAGTGGTGGTGGCCGGCGCCCAGGCAGCCCAGGAGCGGGCCCTCGCCGTCTACGGCGACCTGGTCGCCCGAGGCGAGCGGGTGGTCGGTTCCGGCGTCGTACAGGCCGCCGACACCGTGAACGCCGACATGGAGGCGACCGAGCCGCCGGCGGTGACCGCCACCCCGGCCAGCAGCACCCCGGCCGAGGTCGTCGAGCAGATCAAGGCGCCCGCCGCCGCGAGCACCGCCGAACCGGCCAGCACCGGCGACGAGCCCACCAAGGCTTCCGCCGTGAAGCGCCGGCCCGCGGTCAAGTCGACCCGGCCGGCCGCCAAGCGCACCCGGCCGGCAACCGACAAGTAAGCCCCCGGCCACCCCCGGGTGGGTGCGGCAAGTGGCACGCACCCGGGGTGGCCGACATAAGCTTGCCGCCATGGCCACTTCCGCGCCGCTCTTCTTCGACGCCGTCCGCTCTGTCATCGACCTGGTGCTGATCGTCTTCGCCCTGGTGATCCAGGGTGTCGCGCTCGTGCACTGCATCACCCAGCGCTCGGACGCATTCCCCGCGATCGGCACGCTCCCCAAGGGAGCCTGGATCGCCATCCTGGCCGTGTGCCTGGTGCTGACCCTGCTGCTGCGTGGGCCGATCAGCCTGTTCGCCCTGATCGGGATCGCCGCCGCCCTGATCTACCTGCTCGACGTCCGGGTCGGCCTGCGGGACCTGACCGACGGCAAAGGCTTCTGGTGAGAGATTTCCGCTGGCCTCCGCCACCTGACGGCGGGCCACGGACGTACGGCCCCGGACCGACCGCGCCACGCAGCGGCCGGCCGGCTCTGCCCGACCCGGAGACCGAACTGGTCACCACCCCGCACGGCGTCCGGCTGGAGCGACTGGTGACCGGCGAGGGCGACGCGGCCACCGTGTTCGCGCACGGCCTCGGCACCGGCATCTCCACCACCCGACCCCTGGGCAGCGCGGTCGCCGGTCGCAAGATCTTCTTCCAGTTCCGTGGCCACGGCCGCTCCGACGCGCCGGACGGCGAATGGAGCTACGCCGACCTCGCCCGGGACCTGCGAGCCATCGCCGACCTGGGCGGCGCCACCCGGGCACTCGGGGTGAGCCTCGGCGCGGGGGCGCTCTGCCGGGTGCTGTGGGAGAGTCCCGAGCGCTTCGAACGGGTGGTGTTCGTGCTGCCCGCCGTACTCGACGAGCCCCGGCCGGACGTGACGCGACGCCGGCTCACCGAACTCCTCGCCGCGATCCGCAGCGGCGACGCCGCCACCGTGGCCGAGGCGGTCGCCGTCGAGGTGCCCCCGGCGGTCCGGAACACCCCGGCGGGTTGGGCGTACCTGCGCCAGCGGGTCGACCAGTTGACCCGGGACGGCCTCGGCGCCGGGCTGGCCGGCCTGGCCACCCAGGTCGCGGTCCGGCAGCGGGCGGACCTCGCCGCCGTCACCGCCCCCGCGCTGGTGATCGCCTGTGCCGGCGACGACCTGCATCCGGTCCCGGTCGCCGAGCAGCTCGCCGCCGCGTTGCCGGCGGCGACCCTGCACGTGTACGACAAACCGGGGCTGCTCTGGTCGAACCGCGCCGACGTACGCGAGCGGATCTCGAACTTCCTCAACTGATCCCGCCCGACCCGGGTCCGGCGGTGGTGCCGCCGTGCCCCCAGCGTCGATGGGTCGGAGTAACCTGGCGCTCCATGGGCGTTTCTCAGCACGGCCGGACCAGTCGCCTCGACCTCGCCGACCCGACACTGCGGCAGTGGGAGTGCACGGTGCTCGCCGCCGATCCGGAACAGGGGATCGTGCTGGACCGCTCGGCGTTCTACCCCGGTGGCGGCGGCCAGCCACCGGACCACGGAGTGCTGCTCTGGCAGGGCGTGCAGACCCGGATCGTCGGCACCCGCAAGGGCGACGACCTCTACCTGATCCCGGCCGACGGTGATCCGCTGCCGCCGGTCGGTACGGCGGTCACCGGCGCGGTGGCCGACGATCGGCGCAGCCTGCTGATGCGTACCCACTCCGGTCTGCACGTGCTCTGCGGCGTGGTGTTCCGGGACTTCGGTGCCCTCGTCACCGGCGGCAACATGGAACCCGGCGAGGCACGGATGGACTTCAACCTGCCGGAGGTCCCGTCGGACTTCAAAGCCCGGCTGGAGGAACTGGTCAACACCGAGGTGACCGCCGACCGGGCGGTCGCGGTCAAGGTGCTGGCCCGGGACGAGGCGTTGGCGCTGCCGGACATCATCCGTACCCAGTCCAACCTGATCCCGGCAGACGAGCAGGAGATCCGGATCGTCGACATCGTCGGGCTCGACGTGCAGGCCGACGGCGGTACCCACGTCGCCTCGACCGCGCAGATCGGCAAGGTGCAGGTGGTCAAGGTGGAGAGCAAGGGTCGGGCCAACCGCCGGGTACGCGTCCGGCTGGTCAACTGACCGCGTAGAGCACCGCCGTCCCCCCAACTGAGACGCCCGCCACGTACGCGATCGGATGTCGACCGGTGAATCCGGACGTCGGCTGTCAGAATTCGTTGGCAGGGTCGGCGGTATGACGACAGCACAACTGACCGGAAAGATCGCACTCGTCGCCGGGGCCACCCGGGGCGCCGGCCGACAGATCGCCGTCCAACTCGGCGCCGCCGGAGCGACCGTGTACGCCACCGGACGCAGCACCCGCAAACAGCGCTCGGAGATGGACCGGCCGGAGACGATCGAGGAGACCGCCGAACTGGTCACCGCGGCCGGCGGGGTCGGAATCGCGGTGCAGGTCGACCACCTGGTGCCGGAGCAGGTCCGGGCCCTCGTCGAGCGGATCGACCGGGAGCAGGGGCGGCTCGACGTACTGGTCAACGACGTGTGGGGGGCCGACCCGTTCATCGGGTGGTACAAGCCGGTCTGGGAGCAGTCGCTGGACGACGGTTTCCGTACGCTCCGGCTGGCCGTCGACACCCACATCATCACCAGCCACTTCGCGATGCCACTGCTGATCCGCAACCCGGGCGGCCTGGTCGTCGAGATGGGTGACGGCACCCGGGAGTACAACGAGACCAACTACCGGCTCTCGGCCTTCTACGACATCGCCAAGACGGCGGTGAACCGGCTGGCATTCGTCTGGGCGCACGAACTGCGCGACCACGGCGGTACGGCGGTGGTCCTCACCCCGGGCTGGCTGCGCTCCGAGTTCATGCTCGACGAGTTCGGCGTCACCGAGGAGAACTGGCGGGACGCGGCGGAGAAGGAACCGCACTTCGTCGTCTCGGAGAGCCCCGCGTACGTCGGCCGGGCGGTCGCGGCACTGGCCGCCGACCCGGACAAGGCCCGCTGGTCCGGCCAGTCCCTCTCCAGCGGTCAACTCGCCCAGGTGTACGGCTTCACCGACCTCGACGGCAGCCAGCCGGACGCCTGGCGGTACATGGCGGAGGTACAGGCCACCGGCAAGCCCGCCGACGCCACCGGCTACCGGTAGAGATGCAAGGAAGGGCCCCTTCCTATCGTTTTCTGTAGAAGAAGGGGCCCTTCCTAACACCTCAGTGGGCGTACAGCTCGGCGAGGCGGTGTGCTGCCGTCGCCAGGCGGGCCCGGAGCTGCGGTGGTGCGAGTACCTCCACCTCGGGGCCGAGACTGAGCAGTTGGCCGTACGCGACGTCGGGCGACTCGACGGGCAGCCGGATGACCACCCAGCCCCGCTCGTCGGGTTCGCCGGCGTTCGCCTCGGCCTCCCGGACGGCGGGCGCCTCGGCGACGTACCGCAGGGCGTGCCGGCCGGCCGGACTGAGTCGTACCGTGATCTCGTCGCCGAGGATCTCCCGGACGAACCGTTCGGCCTGGTCGGCCCAGTAGCCGGCAAGGTCGAACGACTCGTCGCGGCTGAACGTGGCGTCCGCCTCCTCGACCCCGACGATCCGGTCGACCCGGTAGGTGCGATGGTTCGCGCCGACGCGGGCGACCAGGTACCACCCGCCACCCTTGAGCACCAGCCCGTACGGCTCGACGGTCCGGCTCACCTCCCGGTCCCGCCTGCGGTAGCGCAGGTTCACCGTCCGGTCCTGCCACACCGCCTGGGCCAGTTCGGTCAGCCAGACCGGTGGATCCGCCTCCCGGAACCAGCCCGGTACGTCGAGATGGAACCGCCGCTCCACTCGGGTCGAGGCGTCCCGTAATCCGCTCGGCAGCGCGGCGAGCACCTTCAACCGGGCGGTCGCCACCACCTCGGCCAGGCCCATCTCGCCGGCCGGGCCGGGCAGGCCGGACAGGAAGAGCGCGTCGGCCTCGTCCCGGCTCAGCCCGGTCAGCCGGGTCCGGTACCCGCCGACCAGCCGGTAGCCGCCGGCCCGGCCCCGATCGGCGTAGACGGGGATGCCGGCGGCACCGAGCGCCAACACGTCCCGGTAGATCGTCCGCTCCGAGACCTCCAGCTCGCGGGCCAGTTCGGCACCGGTCATCGACTCCCGGTTCTGTAGCAGCAGGATCAGGGAGATCAGCCGGGCGGCGCGCATCCTCCCATCCTGCCCGGCAGCGGATCCGCGTCGTCGCCCCGCACCCGACCGACCGGATGTCGCGCCGTCGTCATGCCGGGTGCCGCGCTCCCCGATAGGCTTCCCGGTCGTGCACACCCCCACGGTCAACGCACCGGCCGCCGGCCGGGTCGGTACGTTCCTGTCCGGGTTCGGCTCCGGCGTCGGGCTGCTGTTCAAGGGGCTCGGGATCTACGCCCGCAATCCCCGCCTGGTGCTGCTCGGCATCATCCCCGGCCTGATCACCGGCGTGTTCTACCTGGCCGCCTTCGGCACCCTGATCTACTTCGTCTCCGATCTCGCCGAGCTGATCACCCCGTTCGCCGACGACTGGGCCGGCTGGGCCCGTGACGTCGTACGGCTGATCGCCGGGCTCGCCTTCCTGGGCCTGGGCGGCCTGCTCGGGGTACTCACCTTCACCGCGATCACGTTGTTCGTCGGCGACCCGTTCTACGAGCAGATCTCCGAACGGGTGGAGGCGCGGTACGGCGGGGTGCCGGACGAGATCGAGGTGCCCTGGTGGCGCTCGCTGCGGCGTAGCCTCGTCGACTCGGCACGGCTGCTCGTCCGGTCGGTGCTGATCGGCATTCCGCTGTTCGTCGCCGGGTTCATCCCGATCATCGGCCAGTTCGTCGTACCGGTCGTCGTCGCGCTGGTCGCCGGCTGGTTTCTCGCGGTGGAACTGGTCGGTGTCCCGTTCTACCGGCGCGGCCTGCGGCTGCCGGACCGTCGCCGGGTGCTCCGGGCGAACCGCCCGATCGCGCTGGGCTTCGGCGTCGCCGTCTTCCTCTGCTTCCTGATCCCGCTCGGCGCGGTGCTGTTGATGCCGGCGGCGGTCGCCGGTGCCGCCCTGCTCGCCCGCCGCACGCTCAACCAGCCCACCACCACCCAGCCCAGCACCGGCGGCGCCCAGCCGGTCGACCCGGCCCGGCCCAGCCCGGCCGCCCAGCCGATCGAGGCCGCCCAGAGCAGCACCGCCGCCCAGTCGATCGACTCGATCCAGCCGGTCGACCCCGCCCGGCCCGCCAGCGCCGCCCCCTCGATCGACCCGACTCAGTCGATCGACCCGGCCCAGCCCATCGAGGCCGCCCGATCGGGCGAGTCGGGCCGGCGGGTGGAGCCGGGGAAGCGGGCCGGCGAGGAATGATGGAGATCGAACTGGTCCAGGGTGACATCACCGCGGTCCGGGTGGACGCCATCGTCAACGCCGCCAACTCGTCACTGCTCGGTGGGGGCGGCGTCGACGGCGCGATCCACCGCCGGGGTGGGTCGGCGATCCTGGCCGAGTGCCGGGCGTTGCGCGCGTCCCGGTACGGGCGGGGGCTGCCGACCGGGCAGGCGGTGGCGACCACCGCCGGGAACCTGCCGGCGAGCTGGGTGGTGCACACCGTCGGGCCGGTCTGGTCGGCGTCGGAGGACCGGTCGTCGCTGCTGCGCGACTGCTACGCCAACAGCCTGCGGGTCGCCGACGAGCTGGGGGCCACCTCGGTGGCCTTCCCGCTGATCTCCGCCGGCATCTACCGTTGGCCGGTCGAGGACGCGGTCCGGCAGGCGTTGGCCGTGCTCACGGCCGCGCGCCCGACCACGGTCACCCGTGCGCGGCTGGTGCTCTTCGACGCCACCACCCACGCGACCGCCGTCGGGGTACGCGAGCGGCTCCGCGACGACCGTCCGACAATCGGCGACGGGGAATCCGACGGGGAATCCGACGGCTCAGGCCGACCGGCGTAGCACGAGTTCGGTGGGGAGTACGACCACCGGTTCGATCCGCTCCCCGGCAGCCAGCCGGAGCAGTTGGCGGGTCATCGTCCGGCCGAGCTCCTGGATCGGCTGCCGGACGGTGCTCAGCGGCGGATCCGTGTAGCCGGCCAGTTCGATGTCGTCGAAGCCGATCACGGCCACGTCGTCGGGCACCCGGCGGCCGGCCTCCCGCAGCGTACGCAACGCGCCGTGCGCCATCAGGTCGGAGGCGACGAAGACCGCGTCCAGGGTCGGGTCCTTGTCGAGGAGTTCGCGCATCGCGACCGCTCCCGACTCGCGGGTGAAGTCGCCCAGCGCGACGATCTGCTCGCGTCCGGCCTCCCGCAGTTCGGCCCGGTAGCCGGTCAGCCGCTCGATTCCGGCCACCATGTCCGGCGGCCCGGCGATGGTGGCGATCCGTTGCCGGCCGGAGTCGAGCAGGTGCCGGACCGCTCGGCGTACGCCGCCGATGTGGTTGACGTCGACGTAGGCGACCGGAGCGGACGCCTCGCCGAGCGGGCGACCGCCGCAGACCACCGGCAGCCCGGTCCGGGCGAGTACGCCGGGCAGCGGGTCCACGCCGTGCAGGGAGGCGAAGAGTACGCCGTCGACGTGCCCACCCATCGCGTAGCGCTCGACCCGTTCGTGGCTGGCCGCCGACTCGGCCAGGGTCAGCACGAGTTGCTTGCCGGCGGCCTCCAGCTCCCGGCTGACCCCGAGGATGATGTGGGGGAAGACCTGGTCGTCGGAGAAGACCCGGGTGGACGCCTCCGGCAGGATCAGCGCGATCGAGTCGGTCTGCTGGGTGACCAGGCTGCGCGCGGCCAGGTTGGGCACGTACCCCAGTTCCTGGACCGCCCGACGGACGGCCTGCTGGATCGGCTCGGCGACCGTCGTCGAGCCGTTCACCACCCGGGACACGGTGGCCCGGGACACTCCGGCCCGTTGGGCTACCGCCTCCAGCGTGGGCCGCGCGCGGGCCACCGCCATCTCCGCTCCTCAGCTACTTTGCCGAGAAATCGTTTCACGTGGTCGTGAAGGTCAACAACCCGTCGTACGGCTCTCGGGCGAATCGGCTCATCTGCCGGCGCGCAGCCCTTCCAGCAGCTGGGCCTCGCCGGCCACGTCCAGGGCGTCGAAGCCGAGCCGGCCCCAGAGTGCCAGCAGCAGGTCGCTGGCCGTACCCGAGATGTGGGCCCGGGCAT
The nucleotide sequence above comes from Plantactinospora soyae. Encoded proteins:
- a CDS encoding FABP family protein, whose translation is MSDSDNPVAPPPWLNAPPVDPYPYEETYDLRKGPDLHPALLGLLPYVGLWRGRGRGGFPTIEDFDYAQEIRISHDGRPFLHYESRAWLLDEEGQPIRPAGREVGWWRPVLKDDGSATDELEVMLAVPTGIMELHLGKVTGTRVEIVTDAVLRTSTAKEVTAGHRLYGIVEGALLYAQDMAALGHPLSPHLSARLIRVGG
- a CDS encoding aminotransferase class IV, which encodes MITAVLGRGVVPVDEPVIRADDRGVLHGDGLFETMHVRAGRPWLAQEHLARLVRSAPALDLPLPDAAALRELLDTACAGWPVGTEGALRLVCTRGPEGGGPGTVYATLAEVPAASRRARRDGITVATLPLGVAADARTDRPWLLAGVKSISYGPNQATRRWAAANGVDDVLWTSTDGYALEGPSANLVWLAGDELCTVPAESGILPGVTADWLLRHAGDLGFTAVRRHVTPAELRTADGVWFTSSVRGLAEVRALDGTPLPPAPHTPAIRHLLGFEV
- a CDS encoding Fur family transcriptional regulator; the encoded protein is MSESSLAEMLRSRGLRLTAQRQLVLEAVLDLGHATPEQVHSAVREVAAGVNITTIYRTLELLERLGLVTHTHLSHGSPTYHAAGEDTHVHLVCRICGSVDEVDPEVFGPLADKLAAERGFQVDIGHVALFGVCGRTECEERRE
- the ygfZ gene encoding CAF17-like 4Fe-4S cluster assembly/insertion protein YgfZ, whose translation is MIDIAGAVTVEAIDEQTRDQPDPEHVAAGVRPVAAHYGDPMREQRLLATEVGLVDRSHRGVIAVPGLERASWLHTLTSQHLAQLAAGQGSELLVLSPHGHVEQHAMVAEDGETTWLDTEPGATAGLLTYLEKMRFFTPVDPRDATADWALLSLVGPRAAEAVAVLGVSGLAEPDALGVPGPKFAAGSVPPRPSIVYDVKPLPAGGWARRVRLGIDLLVPRTAMAEVVDTLTAAGTPVAGLWAYEALRVADRLPRVGFETDHRTIPAEVGLVGPAVHLDKGCYRGQETVARVHNMGRPPRRLVLLHFDGVTTDELPTVGTPVTVEGRTVGFVGTAVRHYELGPVALAVLKRSVPDDAALTVGSSAAAVDPE
- a CDS encoding BKACE family enzyme gives rise to the protein MTTGTLITVAPTGAESAKLEVPALPVTLDELLLTAKECEALGAAVIHVHIRDDQARPTLDSGRLRDTVAALRDGTDLIVQLSTGGAVTDPETDRLAVLDAGPEMASCTMGTVNFGNDVFLNRWEFIVDLHTRMQDRGIVPEYEIFDLGHLTALHRLLDRYGLPAGGHVHVDFVMGVPGGMPGSTEALVACRQALRDLPEGTTFSATGIGRSTIPVMLASISTGGHLRVGMEDTVTYAKGRPVESNMQLVARAVGLAQLAQRPPLGTAQARELLGLAPQR
- a CDS encoding asparaginase, with protein sequence MGEIYDGGVPLVEAVRSGFVESVHRGSVVVLDADGAVVASAGDVRAPVFPRSSSKPMQAIGMIRSGLRLADPADLAVVCASHYGEDVHLARIEALLRTTGLDESALRCPPDMPLSEDARDAVLRAGGAASRLRMNCSGKHVGMLLTCQAAGWPVAGYWHPDHPLQRAITATVEEFTGESVAAVGVDGCGAPVLAVSLTGLAGAYLRLVSAAEGSVERIVADAMRAHPLMVAGTDGADTQLMTGIPGLLAKSGAEGVVAVAVPGVGAVALKIDDGATRARTPVLVSALRRLSVRGTALDAPVLDAPVLDLLAESTLSGGGEPVGSVRARW
- a CDS encoding helix-turn-helix domain-containing protein; its protein translation is MANPKDLPRDVGGFIRDLRRNAKISLRQLAEQAGVSNPYLSQIERGLRKPSAEVLQQLASALRVSTPVMYLRAGLLDDREGQGVLAAIAADPDLTMPQKQSLAQIYETFRRENLRHTEPGGPEDAGVAEPFGTTTGPSTPAGATASAGAGTPVSATAPAGGGAGSPVDAVLESVAVTEAGAAAAPPTSPPAGVDAASTPKPAPVKKIAKKAVKKATPSAPPAAPATDEEK
- a CDS encoding DUF2516 family protein, whose protein sequence is MATSAPLFFDAVRSVIDLVLIVFALVIQGVALVHCITQRSDAFPAIGTLPKGAWIAILAVCLVLTLLLRGPISLFALIGIAAALIYLLDVRVGLRDLTDGKGFW